The following are encoded together in the Bacteroidales bacterium MB20-C3-3 genome:
- a CDS encoding DEAD/DEAH box helicase: MTFDNLEIIEPLLRALNHEGYSTPTPIQQQAIPVILNNHDVLGCAQTGTGKTAAFSIPILQNIYKATTKGQRREVKALVLTPTRELAVQIDESFAAYGRYTDLRHTVIYGGVGQRTQTDALRRGVDILVATPGRLLDLMNQGYVDLRRVEFFVLDEADRMLDMGFIHDIRKIVSKIPQKRQTLLFSATMPDEIAHLAESILRDPVRIEVTPAASTVDTIEQYLYYADREHKMPLLVDLLKDQSKESVLIFSRTKHGADKIAKNLLREGIRSDAIHGNKSQTARQIALKKFKAKKIRVLIATDIASRGIDIDNLSHVINYDLPEDPESYVHRIGRTGRAGMTGIALSFCDTKERTLLKSIQKLIGKKLNILEHELAISEAVQKPERRSRRR, translated from the coding sequence ATGACATTCGATAATCTTGAAATTATAGAGCCTCTATTGAGAGCTCTTAATCATGAGGGGTATTCTACCCCCACACCCATTCAGCAACAGGCTATTCCGGTAATTCTAAATAACCACGATGTACTAGGTTGCGCACAGACAGGCACCGGCAAGACGGCTGCATTCTCCATTCCTATTCTTCAGAATATTTACAAGGCTACAACAAAAGGCCAGAGAAGAGAGGTAAAAGCTCTTGTATTAACTCCAACCAGGGAACTCGCTGTTCAAATTGACGAAAGTTTTGCAGCATACGGAAGATACACAGATTTAAGACATACAGTAATATACGGAGGGGTTGGTCAAAGAACCCAGACAGATGCTCTCAGAAGAGGAGTAGATATTCTTGTTGCAACTCCGGGAAGGCTTCTGGATCTTATGAATCAGGGATATGTTGACCTTCGCAGGGTTGAGTTTTTTGTACTTGACGAGGCTGACAGAATGCTGGATATGGGATTCATTCACGATATCAGAAAGATTGTATCCAAAATTCCTCAAAAAAGGCAGACTCTCCTCTTTTCAGCAACTATGCCTGATGAAATTGCTCATCTGGCAGAGAGTATTCTCAGAGATCCGGTAAGAATTGAAGTTACACCTGCTGCATCCACAGTAGATACAATTGAACAATATCTCTATTACGCAGACAGAGAACATAAAATGCCTCTCCTGGTTGATCTTCTTAAGGATCAGAGTAAAGAGTCAGTGCTTATTTTCTCCAGAACTAAACACGGAGCAGACAAAATTGCCAAAAACCTTTTAAGAGAAGGTATCAGAAGCGACGCAATTCACGGCAATAAATCTCAAACTGCCAGACAAATTGCCCTAAAAAAATTCAAAGCAAAAAAAATCAGGGTACTTATTGCAACAGACATAGCATCCCGTGGAATTGATATTGATAATCTATCCCATGTAATTAACTATGACCTTCCCGAGGATCCGGAGAGTTATGTTCACAGAATTGGAAGAACAGGCCGTGCAGGCATGACCGGAATTGCACTCTCATTTTGTGATACAAAAGAGAGGACTCTTCTTAAAAGCATTCAGAAGCTGATTGGTAAAAAACTTAATATTCTGGAGCACGAACTAGCAATTTCTGAGGCTGTTCAAAAACCTGAACGCAGGAGCAGAAGAAGATAA
- a CDS encoding gamma-glutamyl-gamma-aminobutyrate hydrolase family protein, giving the protein MKKLFAIVLFALLSLSLSAQDAKKPVIGISSTWGEGTSTQVPITYVNSVIRAGGVPVVLPLTSDIELLSSMLERVDAVIMTGGEDIDPLKWFGEEPISAMGEIAPKRDDFDIALIRLAVEKGLPLLGICRGHQLLNVAFGGTLYQDLPSQLKGYSVKHRQSTPGWYGTHSIMIEKGSLLHRQIGVDSIAVNTFHHQAVKDVAPGFKVTALSKDGVIEAMEKIGSSKVYGVQFHPEVFTSNGYDSFIGIFRHLVDEASIYGASRKTK; this is encoded by the coding sequence ATGAAAAAATTATTCGCTATTGTTTTATTTGCTCTTCTCTCCCTGAGCCTCTCAGCTCAGGATGCAAAAAAACCGGTTATTGGCATCTCCTCAACCTGGGGAGAGGGTACATCAACACAGGTTCCAATTACCTATGTTAACTCTGTTATAAGAGCCGGAGGTGTTCCAGTCGTGCTCCCTCTTACATCAGACATTGAGCTTCTATCCTCTATGCTGGAGAGGGTGGATGCAGTGATTATGACAGGAGGAGAGGATATAGATCCTCTTAAATGGTTTGGCGAAGAGCCCATCTCGGCTATGGGTGAAATAGCTCCAAAGAGAGATGATTTTGATATTGCCCTGATAAGACTTGCTGTTGAAAAGGGATTGCCTCTGCTGGGAATTTGCAGAGGGCATCAGCTGCTCAATGTCGCTTTTGGGGGTACACTATACCAGGATCTGCCATCACAGTTAAAGGGATACTCCGTAAAACACAGACAGAGCACTCCGGGATGGTACGGAACCCACTCAATAATGATTGAGAAGGGCTCTTTGCTGCACAGACAGATTGGAGTTGACAGTATTGCTGTTAATACATTCCACCATCAGGCTGTAAAGGATGTGGCGCCGGGATTTAAGGTGACGGCCCTTTCAAAGGATGGAGTAATTGAGGCTATGGAGAAGATTGGAAGCTCTAAGGTTTATGGAGTTCAGTTCCACCCGGAGGTGTTTACATCCAACGGATATGACTCTTTTATCGGAATCTTCAGACATCTGGTAGACGAAGCCTCTATTTACGGAGCTTCGCGTAAGACAAAATAA
- a CDS encoding AbgT family transporter, producing the protein MTKKSRFARVLDTIEVVGNRLPHPATLFFMMAALVALLSWWASAAGLQALHPATGEIIKVRNLLDADGIRWIYTNVEHNFVEFPPLGLVLVIMIGIGVAEGSGLFTVLVRQLVLGAPKKLITASIIVAGIFSHLASEVGYVILIPLGAMIFHALGRHPMAGFAAAFAGVSAGFGSNFLIGSVDPILAGLSTSAANIIDPEMNINPMVNYFFMVASAIMVVFVGTWITEKIVEPRLGTYHGTEKPLEIEQITSKEKKGLKWAGWGTLIFMAAMAWTIIPENGLLRDPETGGILRSPFFSGIVVGLLLLFFVPGMIYGIIVGTIKSDKDVIKHMTHSMKGLGGYIVLVFFAAQFIYWFNYSNLGLVVAIDGAEFLKNIGFTGIPLIIAFVILAAFLNMFMGSASAKWAIMAPVFIPMFMLLGYHPGLTQAAFRIGDSVTNVITPMMSYFALIVTYAQKYDEKNGIGTIISLMIPYTVIFLIVWAVMITIWLLLGIPVGFDGPVHMP; encoded by the coding sequence ATGACTAAAAAGAGCCGTTTTGCAAGAGTACTGGATACTATTGAAGTGGTGGGAAACAGATTGCCACACCCCGCCACTCTCTTTTTTATGATGGCAGCCCTGGTTGCACTACTCTCCTGGTGGGCCTCTGCTGCCGGATTGCAGGCACTTCATCCTGCAACAGGCGAGATTATTAAGGTTAGAAACCTTTTGGATGCAGATGGAATCAGATGGATCTACACAAATGTTGAGCACAATTTTGTGGAATTTCCACCCCTTGGCCTTGTGCTTGTAATTATGATTGGTATTGGGGTTGCTGAGGGTTCCGGCCTCTTTACCGTACTGGTAAGACAGCTTGTTTTAGGAGCCCCAAAAAAACTTATTACTGCATCAATAATTGTAGCAGGGATCTTCTCTCACCTTGCATCAGAGGTGGGATATGTCATTCTTATCCCATTAGGTGCAATGATATTCCATGCACTAGGGAGGCATCCTATGGCAGGTTTTGCCGCTGCCTTTGCGGGTGTAAGCGCAGGGTTCGGCTCCAACTTCCTGATTGGGTCAGTAGACCCTATCCTGGCAGGACTCTCAACCTCTGCAGCAAACATTATTGATCCGGAGATGAATATTAATCCAATGGTAAACTATTTCTTTATGGTAGCCAGTGCAATAATGGTTGTATTCGTGGGAACCTGGATTACCGAAAAGATTGTAGAACCAAGGCTGGGGACATATCATGGCACTGAAAAGCCTTTGGAGATAGAGCAGATAACATCAAAAGAGAAGAAGGGGCTTAAATGGGCCGGATGGGGTACACTAATTTTTATGGCTGCAATGGCCTGGACTATAATTCCGGAAAATGGGCTGCTGAGGGATCCTGAAACAGGAGGGATCCTGCGTTCACCATTTTTCTCAGGAATTGTTGTGGGTCTTCTGCTTCTGTTCTTTGTGCCGGGGATGATTTACGGAATAATAGTGGGTACAATAAAGAGTGATAAGGATGTTATCAAACACATGACCCACTCTATGAAGGGGCTTGGGGGATACATTGTCCTTGTATTTTTTGCTGCCCAGTTTATCTACTGGTTTAACTACTCAAATCTGGGACTTGTTGTAGCTATTGATGGAGCAGAATTCTTGAAAAATATTGGATTTACAGGGATTCCGCTAATTATTGCCTTTGTAATTCTGGCAGCATTCCTTAATATGTTTATGGGAAGTGCATCAGCAAAGTGGGCTATTATGGCGCCGGTATTTATCCCTATGTTTATGCTTCTGGGTTACCACCCCGGACTAACCCAGGCTGCCTTCAGAATAGGAGATTCTGTTACAAATGTTATAACACCAATGATGAGCTATTTTGCTTTAATTGTAACCTACGCACAGAAATATGATGAGAAGAATGGAATAGGAACAATTATCTCTTTAATGATTCCGTATACAGTAATCTTCCTGATAGTGTGGGCGGTGATGATTACAATATGGCTTCTCCTGGGAATACCTGTCGGCTTTGACGGGCCTGTACATATGCCTTAA
- a CDS encoding serine hydrolase domain-containing protein yields the protein MKLTHTLASALLILASLCSAAVYAQNKGTVDFNNYRDYILKVKNEWKIPGIAAGVIKDGEVVFLEGFGEARPDGTPVNETTLFQIGSVSKSFTATLMARLVDEGKVKWDDTVKRILPDLDLYDNWIEENLQVKDIMTHRMGIKGQQGTYIPNLGYSRDDVYKMMHLLKPGYSFRGSYEYNNITFIIAQKIIEKLSGKSWEDNLKDVILDPLGMYNTSANGEPFAASPYAAVPNDYGWRDSIYHSPLLGEEQALHWLTVVGPAGSVNSTVPDMLKYVRFHLDKGKAGGKEIITKRGMDYLHRGQTITSQDSARTTLYAHCWFVEQNSKYRLWFHTGTTWGFTTLVAFVPEMNLGMVFLVNSDAPANLRYSLMRRLIDMYRGEEVLRDYSADYLAEWIKSSKESREKAMKRDTPSEKRAAPSLDQIAGVYDKGELFGRAIVDIEEGEAYITVGPKGWRNKLVHRDGNEFTFRSDGHGFRVKFIFGDRPSLDIDFGGDENFGPWLKIQN from the coding sequence ATGAAACTAACCCACACCTTAGCATCAGCCCTGCTGATACTTGCATCATTATGTTCTGCAGCTGTTTATGCTCAGAACAAAGGCACAGTAGATTTTAACAACTACAGAGATTATATCCTCAAGGTTAAAAATGAGTGGAAAATTCCCGGAATAGCTGCCGGAGTAATTAAAGATGGAGAGGTTGTCTTCCTTGAGGGATTTGGAGAGGCCAGACCCGATGGAACTCCTGTAAATGAAACAACACTTTTTCAGATTGGATCTGTTTCAAAATCTTTTACAGCCACACTAATGGCCAGGCTGGTTGATGAGGGTAAGGTTAAATGGGATGATACAGTAAAGAGGATACTTCCGGACCTGGATTTATACGATAACTGGATTGAGGAGAATCTCCAGGTAAAAGATATTATGACCCACAGGATGGGGATTAAGGGTCAGCAGGGAACTTATATTCCAAATCTAGGCTACTCAAGGGATGATGTATACAAAATGATGCATCTTCTAAAACCGGGATACAGTTTTAGGGGATCATACGAGTATAATAATATAACTTTTATTATAGCTCAGAAAATAATTGAGAAACTTTCAGGAAAGAGCTGGGAGGATAACTTAAAAGATGTGATACTTGACCCTCTTGGGATGTACAATACATCAGCAAACGGAGAGCCCTTTGCAGCATCGCCCTACGCGGCAGTACCCAACGACTACGGCTGGAGAGATTCTATCTACCACTCCCCTCTGCTGGGTGAGGAGCAGGCTCTGCACTGGCTTACTGTAGTCGGCCCTGCAGGTTCGGTAAATTCAACTGTGCCGGATATGCTTAAATATGTCCGTTTCCATCTGGATAAGGGCAAGGCCGGCGGAAAGGAGATTATAACAAAGAGGGGAATGGACTATCTTCACAGGGGACAGACCATTACGTCCCAGGATTCTGCCAGAACAACGCTTTATGCTCATTGCTGGTTTGTTGAACAAAACAGTAAATACAGACTGTGGTTTCATACAGGAACCACATGGGGATTTACAACTCTCGTTGCTTTTGTGCCTGAGATGAATCTGGGAATGGTTTTTCTGGTAAATTCGGATGCTCCTGCAAATCTCAGATACTCTCTGATGAGGAGGCTTATTGATATGTACAGGGGAGAGGAGGTTCTGAGGGATTATAGTGCTGATTATCTGGCTGAGTGGATAAAGAGCTCTAAGGAGAGCAGAGAAAAGGCAATGAAGAGGGATACACCCTCTGAAAAGAGGGCCGCACCATCACTGGATCAGATTGCCGGAGTGTATGATAAGGGTGAACTTTTTGGAAGAGCTATAGTTGATATAGAGGAAGGAGAGGCTTATATCACCGTAGGCCCTAAAGGCTGGAGGAATAAACTTGTTCACAGAGATGGGAATGAGTTTACTTTCCGTAGTGATGGACACGGTTTCAGGGTTAAATTCATTTTTGGTGACAGGCCATCTTTGGATATTGATTTTGGAGGAGACGAGAACTTTGGACCTTGGTTAAAAATTCAGAACTAA
- the radA gene encoding DNA repair protein RadA, which translates to MAKVKKAWFCTSCGNESAKWMGKCPACGEWNTMQEEIVSKEGSSAVPFGRGGSRDNGHAPRPEPLSAVSSSEEQRVLLGISEMDRILGGGLVKGSMVLIGGEPGIGKSTLSLQIPLHCPQIKTLYVSGEESTRQIKLRAQRLGGDDSNTLILSETLIENILIQAKEQTPSLMVIDSIQTMYSEALESSPGTVSQVRECAAMLLRFAKETGTPVLIIGHITKDGSIAGPKVLEHIVDVVLQFEGDTRHSYRILRSIKNRFGSTAELAIFEMVATGLREVSNPSEMLIPMHGEDLSGIAVAAMLDGTRPFLIETQALVSTAAYGTPQRSATGFDSRRTNMLLAVLEKRAGFKLAAKDVFLNMAGGLRVTDPACDLAVVCAILSSNFDYAIPSGYCFAAEVGLSGEIRPVSQVDRRIAEAEKLGFKKIFVSAFSKHPKDNKQRIKIVEIKDIPELVRELFKG; encoded by the coding sequence ATGGCTAAGGTGAAAAAGGCGTGGTTCTGTACTTCGTGCGGGAACGAGAGTGCTAAATGGATGGGAAAGTGCCCTGCCTGCGGTGAGTGGAATACAATGCAGGAGGAGATTGTTTCAAAAGAGGGGAGCTCAGCTGTGCCTTTTGGCAGAGGAGGATCAAGAGACAACGGACACGCTCCTCGTCCTGAGCCCCTCTCTGCTGTCTCTTCATCTGAAGAGCAGAGGGTTTTGCTTGGTATTTCTGAGATGGACAGAATTCTTGGAGGTGGTCTTGTAAAGGGCTCTATGGTATTGATTGGTGGAGAGCCCGGAATAGGAAAATCTACCCTTTCTCTTCAGATTCCTCTTCACTGCCCTCAGATCAAGACTCTTTATGTATCGGGAGAGGAGAGCACCAGACAAATTAAACTCAGAGCACAAAGACTTGGAGGAGATGATTCAAACACACTGATACTTAGCGAGACTCTTATAGAGAATATTCTTATCCAGGCAAAAGAGCAGACTCCCTCATTAATGGTCATAGACTCTATCCAGACCATGTACTCAGAGGCGCTTGAAAGCTCCCCCGGAACTGTTTCTCAGGTGAGAGAGTGTGCAGCAATGCTTTTAAGATTTGCAAAAGAGACAGGAACACCTGTGCTGATAATCGGTCATATAACTAAAGACGGGAGTATAGCCGGGCCCAAAGTTCTTGAGCACATTGTAGATGTTGTACTTCAGTTTGAAGGAGATACAAGACACTCTTACAGAATACTCAGAAGTATAAAAAACCGGTTTGGTTCCACTGCTGAACTGGCAATTTTTGAGATGGTGGCAACAGGGCTCAGAGAGGTCTCTAATCCATCTGAAATGCTGATTCCCATGCACGGAGAGGATCTATCCGGTATAGCCGTTGCAGCTATGCTTGACGGCACCAGACCCTTCCTTATTGAAACTCAGGCCCTGGTGAGTACTGCCGCATATGGCACACCACAAAGATCTGCAACCGGTTTTGACTCCAGGAGAACAAATATGCTCCTTGCCGTACTGGAGAAGAGAGCCGGTTTTAAACTTGCAGCTAAGGATGTTTTTCTTAATATGGCAGGAGGGCTGAGGGTAACAGATCCAGCTTGCGATCTTGCTGTTGTTTGCGCAATCCTCTCATCAAATTTTGATTACGCCATACCGTCAGGATATTGTTTTGCAGCCGAGGTTGGACTCAGCGGAGAGATAAGACCGGTAAGTCAGGTTGACAGGCGGATAGCAGAGGCCGAGAAGCTCGGCTTTAAAAAAATATTTGTCTCCGCATTCAGCAAACACCCTAAGGATAATAAGCAAAGAATTAAGATTGTTGAAATTAAAGATATACCTGAACTTGTAAGGGAGCTCTTTAAAGGGTAG
- a CDS encoding DMT family transporter produces the protein MQYFGEIISIAVAVSWTFTALFFEFAGKRIGSLSVNLLRLLFAFFLLGIMLFFTTGSFLPAEADGKTWLWMSLSGLVGFVFGDLCLFYSYTIITARFSQLLMTLAPPFAALFGWILLGEKLSPMGFLGMAVTMFGIGISILKRSAPKNGEATAIAGTSHMAVVTSCEKEKRSFVKKILPDVELHLPMKGVLLGIGAALGQGFGIVLSKVGMNHYALSAEGTEVASYIPFAATHMRIISGAIGFALIIVLTGRMKFLKEGVRDKKAMGATFMGSIFGPFIGVSLSLLAVQNANTAVASTIMATTPIIILLPYVLIYKKKVTWVETLGAVLSVVGVSLFFM, from the coding sequence ATGCAATACTTTGGGGAAATTATATCAATAGCGGTAGCTGTCTCATGGACATTTACCGCTCTCTTTTTTGAATTTGCCGGAAAAAGAATTGGATCTCTGTCAGTTAATCTGCTCAGGCTTCTGTTTGCATTTTTCCTGCTGGGGATAATGTTATTTTTTACAACAGGATCATTTCTCCCTGCTGAGGCAGATGGAAAGACCTGGCTGTGGATGTCTCTCTCCGGACTGGTGGGTTTTGTTTTTGGAGACCTCTGTCTCTTTTATTCATATACAATTATTACAGCAAGATTCTCTCAGCTTCTTATGACTCTTGCCCCACCTTTTGCTGCTCTTTTCGGTTGGATATTACTGGGAGAAAAGCTCTCTCCTATGGGATTTCTGGGAATGGCTGTAACAATGTTTGGTATCGGAATATCAATATTAAAAAGGAGTGCTCCCAAAAATGGCGAAGCTACTGCAATTGCCGGAACAAGCCATATGGCTGTAGTAACAAGTTGTGAAAAAGAGAAGCGTAGTTTTGTCAAAAAAATCCTTCCTGATGTAGAGTTGCATCTCCCTATGAAGGGAGTCCTTCTTGGGATTGGAGCTGCACTGGGTCAGGGATTCGGGATTGTATTGAGCAAAGTTGGTATGAACCATTACGCGCTATCGGCAGAGGGTACAGAGGTGGCCTCATACATTCCCTTTGCAGCTACGCATATGAGGATTATAAGTGGTGCAATCGGCTTTGCCCTGATTATTGTTCTGACGGGCAGAATGAAATTTCTTAAAGAGGGTGTGAGGGATAAAAAGGCTATGGGAGCTACATTTATGGGTTCAATTTTTGGCCCTTTTATCGGGGTCTCCCTCTCCCTGCTGGCTGTTCAGAATGCCAACACAGCTGTAGCCTCAACAATTATGGCCACAACCCCAATAATAATCCTGCTCCCTTATGTGCTGATTTACAAGAAAAAGGTGACCTGGGTAGAGACTTTGGGTGCAGTACTGAGTGTTGTGGGAGTTTCTCTCTTTTTTATGTAG
- a CDS encoding TrpB-like pyridoxal phosphate-dependent enzyme, translating into MTNKKRFLLDEKEVPRMWYNIKADMKNLPDPMLNPATRNPLKPEEMEPLFAKELVKQEFSNERWIEIPDEVRDMYKMYRPTPLVRAYELEKVLDTPAKIFFKNESVSPVGSHKFNTAIAQAYYNKIQGIKRITTETGAGQWGSAMSIACKHFGMELDVFMVRQSYDAKPYRKIFMNSFGASVHPSPSNLTMYGRKLLSSSPNERGSLGIAISEAVEMAVTNPDTRYSLGSVLDHVLLHQSIIGLEAEKQMEMAGERPDKVIACFGGGSNFAGIAFPFIRNGVKAIAAEPSACPKLTTGKFEYDFGDSAGMTPLIPMFTLGHEFSPEQIHAAGLRYHGGGRIVSRLKLDGLLDSVAIEQSEAFKSGLMFARSEGIIPAPESTHAIAAVVREALKARESGKSEVILFNLSGHGLLDLAAYEDFLPEF; encoded by the coding sequence ATGACAAACAAAAAACGATTCTTGCTTGACGAGAAGGAGGTACCCAGAATGTGGTACAACATTAAGGCAGATATGAAAAATTTGCCTGATCCAATGTTAAATCCGGCAACCAGAAATCCTCTTAAGCCGGAGGAGATGGAGCCACTATTTGCTAAAGAACTTGTAAAACAGGAGTTCTCAAACGAAAGGTGGATTGAGATTCCGGATGAGGTAAGGGATATGTATAAAATGTACAGACCCACACCTCTTGTAAGGGCTTATGAACTGGAGAAGGTACTTGACACACCTGCAAAAATATTCTTTAAAAATGAGAGCGTAAGTCCTGTGGGATCTCATAAATTTAACACAGCTATAGCTCAAGCCTATTACAACAAAATTCAGGGGATTAAAAGAATAACTACAGAGACAGGAGCAGGACAGTGGGGTAGTGCTATGAGTATTGCCTGTAAGCACTTTGGTATGGAGCTGGATGTTTTTATGGTAAGGCAGAGCTATGACGCAAAGCCATACAGAAAGATATTTATGAACTCGTTTGGTGCATCTGTTCACCCATCTCCATCAAATTTGACAATGTACGGGCGTAAACTTCTATCATCATCTCCAAATGAGAGAGGCAGTCTGGGAATTGCAATCTCTGAAGCGGTTGAGATGGCTGTTACAAATCCGGATACAAGATATTCGCTGGGGAGTGTTCTTGATCATGTTCTTCTTCACCAGTCAATAATAGGCTTAGAGGCCGAGAAGCAGATGGAGATGGCAGGAGAGCGTCCTGATAAGGTTATTGCCTGTTTTGGAGGGGGCTCAAATTTTGCAGGAATAGCATTTCCATTTATCCGTAACGGAGTAAAGGCCATTGCTGCTGAACCCTCTGCCTGTCCAAAACTTACAACCGGAAAATTTGAATATGATTTTGGAGATAGTGCGGGGATGACTCCGCTGATACCAATGTTCACTCTTGGTCACGAATTCTCTCCTGAACAGATTCACGCTGCAGGGCTCAGGTACCACGGAGGTGGCAGAATAGTGAGCAGGCTTAAACTTGATGGGTTGCTTGATAGTGTTGCAATAGAGCAGTCAGAGGCATTTAAATCCGGTTTGATGTTTGCCAGAAGTGAGGGGATTATTCCGGCACCTGAGAGCACTCATGCCATTGCAGCAGTTGTAAGAGAGGCTTTGAAGGCCAGAGAATCCGGCAAGAGTGAAGTTATCCTTTTTAATCTCTCAGGACACGGCCTTCTTGATTTGGCTGCATATGAGGATTTTTTACCGGAATTCTGA
- the prmC gene encoding peptide chain release factor N(5)-glutamine methyltransferase, which translates to MVTYRNFVQTLISSLEAMYGANEAKAISVNLINHVCSLPPYAHLTDPEMEIGEVFLPKLNIMAEELKRGRPLQYVLGFQEFFSRDFIVKEGVLIPRPETEELVSWISSEKQGGAGLKILDAATGSGCIGITLACEMPGSEIFMFDISDVALEVASENSKRICSDEIKTRSAVKNPVIFKCDLLTGPLSQYIIGGGTLDIIVSNPPYVLESEKVLMRSNVLDYEPYSALFVPDYDPLLFYKSIANWGRALLKNGGEIYLELNEAKALETAELFMEMDYCEVELRKDINGKDRMLHCIFRDSF; encoded by the coding sequence ATGGTAACATACAGGAATTTTGTTCAGACTCTAATCTCCTCTCTTGAGGCTATGTACGGGGCTAATGAGGCAAAAGCCATTTCTGTAAACCTGATAAACCATGTTTGCTCTTTACCACCTTATGCCCATCTGACCGATCCTGAGATGGAAATTGGAGAGGTATTCTTACCTAAACTAAATATTATGGCAGAGGAGCTTAAAAGAGGCAGGCCACTCCAATATGTTCTGGGTTTTCAGGAGTTTTTCAGCAGAGATTTTATTGTTAAAGAGGGGGTGCTAATTCCCAGACCTGAGACGGAGGAGCTGGTATCGTGGATTTCAAGCGAAAAACAGGGTGGAGCAGGCCTTAAAATTCTGGATGCTGCTACAGGTTCCGGTTGTATTGGTATAACACTTGCTTGTGAAATGCCGGGATCAGAGATCTTTATGTTTGATATCTCAGATGTGGCTTTGGAGGTTGCTTCAGAAAACTCAAAAAGGATTTGCAGTGATGAAATAAAAACCAGGTCAGCCGTAAAAAACCCTGTAATATTTAAATGTGATCTTTTAACAGGACCTCTTAGTCAGTATATTATAGGGGGTGGGACTCTTGATATTATTGTGAGCAATCCCCCTTATGTTCTTGAGTCCGAAAAGGTTTTGATGAGAAGTAATGTTCTTGATTATGAGCCATATAGCGCTCTATTTGTGCCTGATTATGATCCTCTTCTTTTTTATAAATCTATTGCAAACTGGGGCAGAGCTCTATTAAAGAATGGTGGTGAAATTTACCTTGAACTTAATGAGGCAAAGGCATTGGAGACTGCAGAACTATTTATGGAGATGGATTATTGTGAAGTGGAGTTAAGGAAAGATATTAACGGAAAAGATAGGATGCTCCATTGTATTTTCAGAGATTCTTTTTAG